In Melospiza melodia melodia isolate bMelMel2 chromosome 11, bMelMel2.pri, whole genome shotgun sequence, the following proteins share a genomic window:
- the GFI1 gene encoding zinc finger protein Gfi-1 produces MPRSFLVKSKKAHSYHQPRSADEDYSLRLETVLAQICADPCKIPEDTELCRTALPDPEPSRGRFSPESHLTEVADGTSESAPSCEGSVCDRVSEFEDFWRPPSPSVSPASERSVCPSLDEAPPFSVPFKPYMWNSLGGSELRHLVQSYRPCPGLERTSALGLFCDRGSEPALYGAECSSSLGLYGDFSSPGPGLFERPPAAAPGLYTETQPGLQQEKGPGGIKVESDLLCRPLLISAGSYKCVKCSKVFSTPHGLEVHVRRSHSGTRPFACDMCGKTFGHAVSLEQHKAVHSQERSFDCKICGKSFKRSSTLSTHLLIHSDTRPYPCQYCGKRFHQKSDMKKHTFIHTGEKPHKCQVCGKAFSQSSNLITHSRKHTGFKPFGCDLCGKGFQRKVDLRRHRETQHGLK; encoded by the exons ATGCCGAGGTCCTTCCTAGTGAAGAGCAAGAAAGCGCACAGCTACCACCAGCCTCGCTCTGCTGACGAGGACTACAGCCTGCGGCTGGAGACGGTGCTAGCCCAGATCTGTGCAG acccctgcaAGATCCCCGAGGACACGGAGCTGTGCCGCACCGCCCTGCCCGATCCGGAGCCTTCCCGggggcgcttttccccggaatcCCACCTTACCGAGGTTGCCGATGGCACCTCCGAGTCAGCGCCCAGCTGCGAGGGCAGCGTCTGTGACAGAGTGTCCGAGTTCGAGGACTTCTGGAGACCTCCTTCGCCCTCCGTCTCGCCAG CCTCGGAGAGATCTGTGTGTCCGTCCCTAGATGAAGCACCCCCTTTCTCGGTGCCCTTCAAACCCTACATGTGGAACAGCCTGGGTGGCTCCGAGCTCAGGCACCTCGTGCAAAGCTAcaggccctgcccggggctggaGCGGACCTCAGCCCTGGGGCTCTTCTGCGACCGAGGCTCGGAGCCCGCCCTCTATGGGGCCGAGTGCAGCTCTTCCCTGGGACTGTACGGTGACTTCAGCTCCCCGGGTCCGGGGCTGTTTGAGcggccgccagcagcagctcctggactCTATACCGAAACGCAGCCTGGACTGCAGCAGGAGAAGGGGCCAGGTGGCATCAAAGTGGAGTCTGACCTTCTGTGCCGCCCCCTGCTCATCAGCGCTGGCTCTTACAAGTGTGTCAAGTGCAGCAAG GTCTTCTCCACACCGCATGGCCTTGAGGTACACGTGCGCCGCTCACACAGCGGCACGAGGCCCTTTGCCTGTGACATGTGTGGCAAGACCTTCGGCCATGCAgtcagcctggagcagcacaAGGCCGTGCACTCACAG GAACGCAGCTTTGATTGTAAGATTTGTGGCAAGAGTTTTAAGAGATCTTCTACTCTCTCCACCCACCTGCTCATCCACTCAGACACCCGACCCTATCCGTGCCAGTACTGTGGGAAGCGCTTCCACCAGAAATCTGATATGAAGAAACACACCTTCATTCACACAG GGGAGAAGCCTCATAAGTGCCAGGTGTGTGGAAAAGCCTTTAGTCAAAGCTCCAACCTCATCACCCACAGTCGGAAGCACACAGGCTTCAAGCCCTTTGGCTGTGATCTGTGTGGCAAAGGCTTCCAGCGGAAGGTGGATTTACGGAGACACCGGGAGACACAGCACGGCCTGAAATGA